From Haloglomus litoreum, the proteins below share one genomic window:
- a CDS encoding GNAT family N-acetyltransferase gives MSDVAIRAATPGEAEAVRELARTAWHEAYDDIMGPAEVDQRLDNWWRAEELRDAITNPDHVFLVAVDAGAVAGDAERGEAETGAGADPVGVVHAGPSPSGAYVVPRLYVHPERWGEGIGTELLDHVVARAREETDRLQVVLLSGNEVGVGFYESRGFEPVSESGLVDAGEREVVYERALD, from the coding sequence ATGAGCGATGTCGCAATCCGGGCGGCGACGCCCGGCGAGGCCGAGGCGGTGCGCGAACTCGCGCGGACGGCGTGGCACGAGGCGTACGACGACATCATGGGGCCCGCGGAGGTCGACCAGCGACTCGACAACTGGTGGCGGGCCGAGGAACTGCGCGACGCCATCACGAACCCGGACCACGTCTTCCTCGTCGCCGTCGATGCCGGCGCCGTGGCGGGCGACGCCGAGCGCGGGGAGGCCGAGACCGGCGCGGGTGCCGACCCGGTCGGCGTGGTCCACGCCGGCCCCTCGCCGTCGGGCGCGTACGTCGTCCCGCGGCTGTACGTCCACCCCGAGCGGTGGGGCGAGGGCATCGGGACGGAGCTGCTCGACCACGTCGTCGCGCGGGCCCGCGAGGAGACCGACAGGCTCCAGGTCGTCCTGCTGTCGGGCAACGAGGTCGGTGTCGGCTTCTACGAGTCCCGCGGGTTCGAGCCGGTGAGCGAGTCCGGCCTCGTGGACGCCGGCGAGCGGGAGGTCGTCTACGAGCGGGCGCTGGACTGA
- a CDS encoding Hvo_1808 family surface protein, which produces MLVLAGCSVGAPLEGGEREDPAEDRLGWEDGYWYNDSVDVTFDDGLNESERRRVVARTMARVEQLRGLEFESRVPVEVISRQEYRQQRSDGASDPGSEFNRWNDQVWEAIFIVGEDENVSETLDSVFSSSVQGYYSPSKDEIVLVSNSETPTIDRTTLSHELVHALQDQHFGLGTNPETQDAQLAEDGLVEGDANFVEEAYERRCRSEWSCLERPERGGGGGGPFNRGLFTTIFAPYAAGPGFVGDLKERGGWEAVNEAYDRYPASTEQVIHPDRYPDDRPVRITLNDRSAAGWERFDVDPAYDTVGEASIYAMFWANDQLGDHPQYDYDHPFSTGWDGDRVVPYENDGEYGYVWRSEWDSPGEAREFVAAYRDLLRSRDAKARDGGVFVIPESDPYADAFRVSRSGATVTIVNAPTARELDDVHEPR; this is translated from the coding sequence ATGCTCGTCCTCGCGGGCTGCAGCGTCGGCGCGCCGCTGGAGGGTGGCGAGCGCGAGGACCCCGCCGAGGACCGCCTCGGCTGGGAGGACGGCTACTGGTACAACGACTCCGTGGACGTGACGTTCGACGACGGGTTGAACGAGAGCGAGCGCCGGCGCGTCGTCGCGCGGACGATGGCCCGGGTCGAGCAGCTCCGCGGGCTGGAGTTCGAGTCGCGGGTCCCGGTCGAGGTCATCTCCCGGCAGGAGTACCGTCAGCAGCGCAGCGACGGCGCGAGCGACCCGGGCAGCGAGTTCAACCGCTGGAACGACCAGGTCTGGGAGGCCATCTTCATCGTCGGCGAGGACGAGAACGTCTCCGAGACGCTGGATTCGGTGTTCTCCTCGTCGGTACAGGGCTACTACTCCCCCTCGAAGGACGAGATCGTCCTCGTGAGCAACAGCGAGACGCCGACCATCGACCGGACGACGCTGTCACACGAACTGGTCCACGCGCTCCAGGACCAGCACTTCGGCCTCGGGACGAACCCGGAGACCCAGGACGCCCAGCTCGCCGAGGATGGGCTCGTCGAGGGCGACGCCAACTTCGTCGAGGAGGCCTACGAGCGCCGGTGCCGGTCGGAGTGGTCCTGCCTGGAGCGGCCCGAGCGCGGCGGTGGCGGCGGCGGCCCGTTCAACCGTGGCCTGTTCACCACCATCTTCGCGCCGTACGCGGCCGGCCCGGGCTTCGTCGGCGACCTGAAGGAGCGCGGCGGCTGGGAGGCCGTCAACGAGGCCTACGACCGGTACCCCGCCTCGACCGAGCAGGTCATCCACCCCGACCGGTACCCGGACGACAGGCCGGTTCGCATCACGCTGAACGACCGCTCCGCCGCGGGCTGGGAGCGGTTCGACGTCGACCCCGCGTACGACACCGTCGGCGAGGCCTCGATCTACGCGATGTTCTGGGCCAACGACCAGCTCGGCGACCACCCGCAGTACGACTACGACCATCCGTTCTCGACGGGCTGGGACGGCGACCGCGTCGTCCCCTACGAGAACGACGGCGAGTACGGCTACGTCTGGCGCAGCGAGTGGGACTCCCCGGGCGAGGCCCGCGAGTTCGTGGCGGCGTACCGGGACCTGCTCCGCTCGCGCGACGCCAAGGCGCGCGACGGTGGCGTGTTCGTGATTCCGGAATCGGACCCCTACGCCGACGCCTTCCGCGTCTCGCGCTCCGGGGCGACGGTGACCATCGTCAACGCGCCGACGGCCAGGGAACTGGACGACGTGCACGAGCCACGGTAG
- a CDS encoding DUF5815 family protein, whose amino-acid sequence MTEPRVPGGRGTELDLPCGETVTPHELDLGLREYACDCGERHAVVMDVHPLSRWVPEELVRTLEAAIETADEFGQFGTPHVMGMVLEEFPESVVSADVSDDGSVGYAMVWVADFDARRLHEVVVELLVELMEHALSHAEDETAAKQFEQEMLQFDVAEFVEAYRAERDFEDEFDTPA is encoded by the coding sequence ATGACAGAGCCGCGCGTGCCTGGCGGGCGCGGGACGGAACTCGACCTCCCGTGTGGCGAGACGGTCACCCCCCACGAGCTGGACCTGGGGCTGCGCGAGTACGCCTGCGACTGCGGCGAGCGCCACGCGGTCGTGATGGACGTCCACCCGCTGTCGCGATGGGTGCCCGAGGAACTGGTTCGGACGCTGGAGGCGGCCATCGAGACGGCCGACGAGTTCGGCCAGTTCGGCACGCCCCACGTCATGGGGATGGTGCTGGAGGAGTTCCCCGAGAGCGTGGTGAGTGCGGACGTGAGCGACGACGGGTCGGTCGGCTACGCGATGGTGTGGGTGGCGGACTTCGACGCCCGCCGACTCCACGAGGTCGTGGTGGAGTTACTCGTCGAACTGATGGAGCACGCGCTGAGTCACGCCGAGGACGAGACCGCCGCGAAGCAGTTCGAACAGGAGATGCTCCAGTTCGACGTGGCCGAGTTCGTGGAGGCGTATCGGGCGGAACGCGATTTCGAGGACGAGTTCGACACACCGGCGTAA
- a CDS encoding PGF-CTERM sorting domain-containing protein, translating to MPSSTSAGVPGQRPRHRLTAPTVALLAVLAVVAPLAAPAVADTGGTAPTTRDAASPHENVTGGNLTRLVGPGASYGALDEFGDVATAHRSGALEMADEVELGDTLVLAFRSERLGAEYADTVGPNASVRFFGALEQTNASLNVTSVSGTDCGPLRVDLRASRHRVLANDTRGAFRVLLDTEGLVAEGGCDGRLEVPGRYEVTLELPAENETRQQTAQFSLLGGLDDAEPEPEPDERIPVYRAAPSLADDLRTAGELRRGIRGDRLERSEMVVPDEVAVVRLRSARLDRAYANASGANATQRLLRAANATGGSFAIVTERVRLTSETAVRSGARPGVVLLGPGVRTVADRGNDTFFVVLDTGRARLRTGNGTVPLAADPETTLRPSLTVPGGEPERYVGRLIVRPLAGSIAVARNASVDGARQVAVIGTDGVFVARVGSNLAVGSALTLRVRADGETLARRTVRVDRERADRPEGDPDATFDLGTQPAGRRLNLTLAQNGTTFHSMTVLVGQRPTLRDATARRVRGGPEGSTVRFGVTARFPAPGYVVVQNRSGRYVGFPVRAGEPVRVNGTVRIRERDDGGSRPVQLIAVYDSNGNGRFDGPRTSDEIDLPFQSDEGGILVQTVRLPPPSPTPTVTAPPPGTTIAVDEGQPGFGPLVALLGMLGVVCLLGARRGRGGSS from the coding sequence ATGCCCTCCAGCACCAGCGCCGGAGTACCCGGCCAGCGGCCGCGTCACCGTCTCACGGCGCCCACCGTGGCGCTCCTGGCCGTCCTCGCGGTGGTCGCGCCGCTCGCCGCGCCCGCCGTCGCCGACACCGGGGGAACGGCTCCCACCACCCGGGACGCCGCGTCCCCCCACGAGAACGTCACCGGCGGGAACCTGACGCGGCTCGTCGGCCCGGGCGCCTCGTACGGCGCGCTCGACGAGTTCGGTGACGTGGCCACGGCCCACCGGAGCGGCGCCCTCGAGATGGCCGACGAGGTGGAACTGGGGGACACGCTGGTGCTTGCGTTCCGGTCGGAGCGACTCGGCGCTGAGTACGCCGACACCGTCGGACCGAACGCGTCCGTGCGCTTCTTCGGGGCGTTGGAGCAGACGAACGCGAGCCTGAACGTCACGAGCGTCTCCGGGACCGACTGCGGGCCGCTCCGGGTCGACCTGCGGGCGAGCCGGCACCGGGTGCTCGCCAACGACACGCGCGGCGCGTTCCGGGTCCTGCTGGATACGGAGGGGCTGGTGGCCGAGGGCGGCTGTGATGGGCGCCTCGAGGTTCCGGGCAGGTACGAGGTGACGCTGGAGCTGCCGGCGGAGAACGAGACCCGCCAGCAGACCGCGCAGTTCAGCCTGCTCGGGGGACTGGACGATGCCGAGCCGGAGCCGGAGCCCGACGAGCGGATTCCGGTGTACCGTGCCGCGCCGTCGCTCGCCGACGACCTCCGGACTGCCGGGGAACTCCGGCGGGGAATCCGGGGCGACCGACTGGAGCGGTCCGAGATGGTCGTTCCCGACGAGGTCGCGGTGGTCCGGCTCCGCTCGGCGCGGCTCGACCGGGCGTACGCGAACGCGAGCGGTGCGAACGCGACACAGCGGCTCCTGCGGGCGGCGAACGCGACCGGTGGGAGCTTCGCCATCGTCACCGAGCGCGTCCGCCTCACGTCCGAGACGGCGGTCAGGTCCGGCGCCCGTCCCGGCGTGGTCCTGCTGGGGCCCGGCGTGCGGACCGTCGCCGACCGGGGGAACGATACGTTCTTCGTCGTGCTCGACACCGGCCGGGCGCGGCTCCGCACCGGGAACGGGACCGTGCCGCTCGCGGCCGACCCTGAGACGACCCTCCGGCCGTCGCTGACCGTTCCCGGCGGCGAACCGGAGCGGTACGTGGGACGGCTCATCGTCAGGCCGCTGGCCGGCAGCATCGCGGTCGCGCGGAACGCGTCGGTCGATGGGGCCCGGCAGGTGGCGGTCATCGGGACCGACGGCGTGTTCGTCGCCCGCGTAGGGTCGAACCTCGCGGTTGGTTCGGCCCTGACGCTCCGGGTCCGGGCGGACGGCGAGACGCTGGCGCGGCGCACGGTCAGGGTCGACCGTGAGCGGGCCGACCGGCCGGAGGGGGACCCCGACGCCACGTTCGACCTCGGGACACAGCCGGCCGGCCGGAGGCTGAACCTGACGCTCGCGCAGAACGGGACCACGTTCCACAGTATGACCGTGCTGGTCGGCCAGCGGCCGACGCTGCGCGACGCGACCGCCCGGCGGGTCCGGGGGGGGCCGGAGGGCTCGACGGTCCGGTTCGGGGTCACGGCTCGCTTCCCGGCACCGGGCTACGTCGTCGTCCAGAACCGGAGCGGTCGGTACGTCGGGTTCCCCGTGCGAGCCGGGGAGCCGGTCCGGGTGAACGGGACGGTCCGGATCCGGGAGCGCGACGACGGCGGCTCGCGCCCGGTCCAACTCATCGCGGTCTACGACAGCAACGGGAACGGTCGGTTCGACGGCCCCCGGACGTCGGACGAGATCGATCTCCCGTTCCAGTCGGACGAGGGGGGAATCCTCGTCCAGACGGTCCGGCTCCCGCCGCCGTCGCCGACGCCGACGGTCACCGCGCCGCCGCCGGGAACGACCATCGCGGTCGACGAGGGCCAGCCGGGGTTCGGGCCGCTCGTAGCCCTCCTCGGGATGCTGGGAGTGGTCTGCCTGCTCGGAGCGCGCCGCGGCCGCGGCGGGTCGTCGTAA
- the carB gene encoding carbamoyl-phosphate synthase large subunit: MSVTGEDRTILLIGSGPIQIGQAAEFDYSGAQACRALQEEGARVVLVNSNPATIMTDPEMADEVYVEPITTEAIAEVIEEERPDGVIAGLGGQTGLNVTAELAEEGVLEEYDVDIMGTPLDTIYATEDRDLFRERMESIGQPVPESVTINSIDEIDDAVDTVGGLPAIMRTTYTLGGAGSGVIHEMDEMRERVRKGLRLSRNNEVMITESIDGWVELEYEVMRDADDSCIIICNMENLDPMGIHTGESTVVTPSQVIPDEGHQEMRDAALEVIRELGIQGGCNIQFAWQDDGTPGGEYRVVEVNPRVSRSSALASKATGYPIARVTAKVALGKRLHEIENEITGETTAAFEPAIDYVVTKVPRWPKDKFTDVDFTLGTAMKSTGEAMSIGRTFEESLLKALRSSEYQPAVDWVDVSDERLEREFLETPTPDRPYAMFEAFDRGYSVEEVVELTRIKEWYVERFKTIADAAADAQNGDFSGAANIGFTDHQTAAIADGAGTAPEFASEANPQQGPIDEVERESIDRRFKQVDTCAGEFAASTPYYYSARDPVSGISRDEVQVDRDNESVVVVGGGPIRIGQGVEFDYCAVHAVRALRESGIDAHVVNNNPETVSTDYDTSDGLFFEPITAEEVADVVEETDADGVMVQFGGQTSVNIGEPLADEIERRGLDCDIMGTSVEAMDLAEDRDRFNRLMDDLGISQPSGGTATSESEALDLANDLGYPVLVRPSYVLGGRAMDVVHSDEELKSYIEEAVRVSPDKPILVDEFLADAVELDVDAVADGEDVLIGGIMEHVETAGVHSGDSACMIPPRSLSEDTLERVREVTKDIAVALDTVGLLNVQLAVRDGEVFVLEANPRSSRTVPFVSKATGVPIAKLAAKVMAGSSLDELRAHEMVPEHVSVKEVVLPFDRLPGSDPRLGPEMKSTGEVMGTARSFGKAYLKAQSATGKAIPTEGVAHVDLDSVRELSQLDEDVSEVREGFERHFEVKQFDDLEQAIKDGEVDLVVSRERKPLEVAVEETVTYFSTLPSAKAALEAIETKDEPLDVESLSERPRERRKWGVREE, encoded by the coding sequence ATGAGCGTAACCGGCGAGGACCGGACCATCCTGCTTATCGGGAGCGGCCCGATCCAGATCGGACAGGCGGCCGAGTTCGACTACTCCGGCGCGCAGGCGTGTCGCGCCCTGCAGGAGGAGGGCGCCCGGGTCGTCCTCGTCAACTCCAACCCCGCGACCATCATGACCGACCCGGAGATGGCCGACGAGGTGTACGTCGAGCCCATCACCACCGAGGCCATCGCCGAGGTCATCGAGGAGGAACGCCCCGACGGCGTCATCGCGGGGCTGGGCGGCCAGACGGGACTGAACGTCACGGCCGAACTCGCCGAGGAGGGTGTCCTCGAGGAGTACGACGTGGACATCATGGGGACGCCGCTCGACACCATCTACGCGACGGAGGACAGGGACCTCTTCCGCGAGCGGATGGAGTCCATCGGCCAGCCCGTGCCCGAGTCCGTCACCATCAACAGCATCGACGAGATCGACGACGCCGTCGACACGGTCGGCGGACTCCCGGCCATCATGCGCACCACGTACACGCTGGGTGGGGCGGGGTCGGGCGTCATCCACGAGATGGACGAGATGCGCGAGCGCGTCCGCAAGGGTCTGCGCCTCTCGCGCAACAACGAGGTGATGATCACCGAGTCCATCGACGGCTGGGTCGAACTGGAGTACGAGGTGATGCGCGACGCCGACGACTCCTGTATCATCATCTGCAACATGGAGAACCTCGACCCGATGGGCATCCACACGGGCGAGTCGACGGTCGTCACCCCGTCGCAGGTCATCCCGGACGAGGGCCACCAGGAGATGCGCGACGCGGCGCTGGAGGTCATCCGCGAACTCGGTATCCAGGGCGGCTGTAACATCCAGTTCGCGTGGCAGGACGACGGCACCCCCGGCGGCGAATATCGGGTGGTAGAGGTGAACCCGCGCGTCTCGCGGTCCTCCGCGCTGGCGTCGAAGGCGACGGGCTACCCCATCGCCCGCGTCACCGCGAAGGTCGCGCTGGGCAAGCGCCTCCACGAGATCGAGAACGAGATCACCGGCGAGACCACGGCCGCGTTCGAGCCGGCCATCGACTACGTCGTGACGAAGGTGCCGCGCTGGCCGAAGGACAAGTTCACCGACGTGGACTTCACGCTGGGCACGGCGATGAAGTCGACCGGCGAGGCGATGTCCATCGGCCGGACGTTCGAGGAGTCGCTGCTGAAGGCGCTCCGGTCGAGCGAGTACCAGCCCGCCGTCGACTGGGTCGACGTGAGCGACGAGCGCCTCGAGCGGGAGTTCCTCGAGACGCCGACGCCGGACCGCCCGTACGCGATGTTCGAGGCGTTCGACCGCGGCTACTCCGTCGAGGAGGTCGTCGAGCTGACCCGCATCAAGGAGTGGTACGTCGAGCGGTTCAAGACAATCGCCGACGCCGCCGCGGACGCCCAGAACGGCGACTTCTCCGGCGCCGCCAACATCGGCTTCACGGACCACCAGACCGCGGCCATCGCCGACGGCGCCGGCACCGCCCCGGAGTTCGCCTCCGAGGCCAACCCCCAGCAGGGCCCCATCGACGAGGTCGAGCGCGAATCCATCGACCGCCGGTTCAAGCAGGTCGACACCTGCGCCGGCGAGTTCGCCGCCAGCACGCCGTACTACTACTCGGCTCGCGACCCGGTCTCGGGCATCTCGCGCGACGAGGTCCAGGTCGACCGCGACAACGAGTCCGTGGTCGTGGTCGGCGGCGGCCCCATCCGCATCGGGCAGGGCGTCGAGTTCGACTATTGCGCGGTCCACGCGGTCCGCGCGCTGCGCGAATCGGGCATCGACGCCCACGTCGTCAACAACAACCCCGAGACGGTGTCGACGGACTACGACACCTCCGACGGGCTGTTCTTCGAGCCCATCACGGCCGAGGAGGTGGCCGACGTGGTCGAGGAGACCGACGCCGACGGCGTGATGGTCCAGTTCGGCGGCCAGACCTCCGTCAACATCGGCGAACCGCTCGCCGACGAGATCGAGCGCCGCGGCCTCGACTGCGACATCATGGGGACCTCCGTCGAGGCGATGGACCTGGCGGAGGACCGCGACCGCTTCAACCGCCTGATGGACGACCTGGGTATCTCCCAGCCCTCGGGCGGCACCGCCACGAGCGAGAGCGAGGCGCTCGACCTCGCGAACGATCTGGGCTACCCCGTCCTCGTCCGGCCGTCGTACGTGCTGGGTGGGCGCGCGATGGACGTGGTCCACTCCGACGAGGAGCTGAAGAGCTACATCGAGGAGGCGGTGCGTGTCTCCCCGGACAAGCCCATCCTCGTCGACGAGTTCCTCGCCGACGCGGTCGAGCTGGACGTCGACGCCGTGGCCGACGGCGAGGACGTGCTCATCGGCGGCATCATGGAACACGTCGAGACCGCCGGTGTCCACTCGGGCGACTCCGCGTGCATGATCCCCCCGCGGTCGCTCTCGGAGGACACCCTCGAGCGCGTCCGCGAGGTCACGAAGGACATCGCGGTGGCACTCGACACCGTCGGCCTGCTGAACGTCCAGCTGGCGGTGCGTGACGGCGAGGTGTTCGTCCTCGAGGCGAACCCGCGCTCCTCGCGCACGGTCCCGTTCGTCTCGAAGGCGACCGGCGTCCCCATCGCGAAGCTGGCGGCGAAGGTGATGGCGGGCTCCTCGCTGGACGAACTCCGCGCACACGAGATGGTGCCCGAGCACGTCTCCGTGAAGGAGGTCGTCCTGCCGTTCGACCGCCTGCCCGGCTCGGACCCGCGTCTGGGCCCGGAGATGAAGTCCACCGGCGAGGTCATGGGCACCGCCCGCTCGTTCGGGAAGGCCTACCTCAAGGCCCAGTCCGCGACGGGCAAGGCCATCCCGACCGAGGGCGTGGCGCACGTCGACCTGGACTCGGTGCGTGAGCTGTCGCAGCTCGACGAGGACGTGAGCGAGGTCCGCGAGGGCTTCGAGCGCCACTTCGAGGTCAAGCAGTTCGACGACCTGGAGCAGGCGATCAAGGACGGCGAGGTGGACCTGGTGGTCTCGCGCGAGCGCAAGCCGCTGGAGGTCGCCGTCGAGGAGACCGTCACCTACTTCTCGACACTCCCCTCGGCGAAGGCCGCGCTGGAGGCCATCGAGACGAAGGACGAGCCGCTGGACGTCGAGTCGCTGTCCGAGCGCCCGCGCGAGCGGCGCAAGTGGGGCGTCCGCGAGGAGTAG
- a CDS encoding (R)-citramalate synthase, whose protein sequence is MFGDHPATRPLSEATGVEFLDTTLRDGEQAPGVSLTPEEKADIAQRLDDADVSVIEAGSACTGPGERETIQRVTSLDLDATVTSFCRGVKNDVDLALDCGVDGVDIVVPASDRHVETKVGTTHEEVIADTVELVEYAADHGLWVEVLGEDGSRADLEFLVELMSAAMDAGADRICVPDTVGHATPDRMLEIYAALADVGPTSTHTHDDLGLAVTNALVGVAAGADLVHGTVNGIGERAGNVAIEEVAIALDHGYGVQTLKTDELYGLAELVANATGVPIAPNKAVVGENAFTHESGIHTDGTLKDDAMYEPYPPEKVGRERRLVLGKHAGRAGVEAALREHDVDVDDDELSEVVSRVKQLGDRGKRVTDADLLAIAEEVRGQERDRRVELLDLTAASGSGTPTASVRLRVQGEERTAAGTGSGPVDAALTAVRNALGTAADAQLDEYHVDAITGGTDAVVTVEVTMSRGDRTVNVAASDSDITTASVRAMVDALDRLLAYDEDPVIADD, encoded by the coding sequence CTGTTCGGCGACCACCCAGCGACGCGGCCGCTGAGCGAGGCGACCGGCGTGGAGTTCCTCGACACGACGCTGCGCGACGGGGAGCAGGCGCCGGGCGTCTCGCTGACGCCCGAGGAGAAGGCCGACATCGCCCAGCGGCTCGACGACGCGGACGTCTCGGTCATCGAGGCCGGCTCCGCGTGTACGGGCCCCGGCGAGCGCGAGACCATCCAGCGCGTCACGTCGCTGGACCTGGACGCGACGGTCACGTCGTTCTGTCGGGGCGTCAAGAACGACGTGGACCTGGCGCTCGACTGCGGCGTCGACGGCGTGGACATCGTCGTCCCCGCCAGCGACCGCCACGTCGAGACGAAGGTCGGGACGACCCACGAGGAGGTCATCGCCGACACCGTCGAACTCGTCGAGTACGCCGCCGACCACGGCCTGTGGGTCGAGGTGCTGGGCGAGGACGGCTCGCGCGCCGACCTGGAGTTCCTGGTCGAGTTGATGAGCGCCGCGATGGACGCCGGCGCCGACCGCATCTGCGTGCCCGACACGGTGGGCCACGCCACGCCCGACCGGATGCTCGAGATCTACGCCGCGCTCGCGGACGTGGGCCCGACCAGCACCCACACGCACGACGACCTCGGGCTGGCCGTGACGAACGCGCTCGTCGGCGTCGCCGCCGGCGCGGACCTGGTCCACGGCACCGTCAACGGCATCGGCGAGCGCGCCGGCAACGTCGCCATCGAGGAGGTCGCCATCGCGCTGGACCACGGCTACGGCGTCCAGACGCTCAAGACCGACGAACTGTACGGGCTCGCCGAACTCGTCGCCAACGCGACCGGGGTGCCCATCGCGCCCAACAAGGCCGTTGTCGGGGAGAACGCCTTCACCCACGAGTCCGGCATCCACACGGACGGCACGCTGAAGGACGACGCCATGTACGAGCCGTACCCGCCGGAGAAGGTGGGCCGCGAGCGCCGCCTCGTCCTCGGGAAGCACGCCGGCCGCGCCGGCGTCGAGGCCGCGCTCAGAGAGCACGACGTGGACGTCGACGACGACGAGCTCTCGGAGGTCGTCAGCCGCGTCAAGCAGCTCGGCGACCGCGGCAAGCGCGTCACGGACGCCGATCTGCTCGCCATTGCCGAGGAGGTCCGGGGCCAGGAGCGCGACCGCCGGGTCGAACTGCTCGACCTCACCGCCGCGTCGGGCTCGGGGACGCCCACGGCGAGCGTGCGCCTCCGCGTGCAGGGCGAGGAGCGAACGGCCGCCGGCACGGGCTCCGGCCCGGTCGACGCCGCACTGACTGCGGTCCGCAACGCACTCGGCACCGCCGCGGACGCCCAGCTCGACGAGTACCACGTCGACGCCATCACTGGCGGCACCGATGCCGTCGTCACCGTCGAGGTGACGATGAGTCGGGGCGACCGCACGGTCAACGTCGCCGCCAGCGATTCGGACATCACCACCGCGTCCGTGCGCGCGATGGTCGACGCGCTCGACCGCCTGCTCGCCTACGACGAGGACCCCGTCATCGCTGATGACTGA